The Thermus albus genomic sequence GTGGGGGGGGCTCAGGTCCTCTTAAGGCCCCTTCCGGGCGGGCTGCGCCTGGCCTACACCCCCAGGGGTCCAGCCCTCCTTCGCCTTTCGGATCTGCCCCGGGTGGCCCAGGCCCTGGCCCATGGGGTGCGGGGGACGCACCTGGTCCTCGAGCCCGAAGCCGGGCTTCCTGCGGAGGGGCCAGCCCCTGGTTTTCCCGGCCTGCTACCGGAAGAGCCCATCCAGCCCGCCTACTCCCTGTGGTTGGACCTCAGCCAGGGGGAGGAGGCCCTTCTTAAGGGCATGAAGGAGATGCACCGCCGCAACGCCCGCCTGGCCCTTAAGCGCACGGAGATTTCCATAGAGGGGGAGGAGGCTTTTTTAGAGTTTTTCCGCCTTTTTAAGGAAACCAACCGCCGGGCTAGGCTGTTGCAGCACGCGGAAGGCTATTACCGGGCGGTGCTCAAGGAGATGAACCAGCCCCATGGGGAGGCCTTCTTGGCCCTAGCCCGCAAGGATGGGGAGGCTTTGGCAGCGGGGCTTTTTGTGGCTTTCGCGGGCAAGGTGGATTACCTCTATGGGGGGAGTAGCCGCGCCCACCCCGAGGCCAAGGCTCCCATGGGCATGCACCTGGCGGCCATCCGCCACGCCATTGGCCGTGGCTACCGCATCTATGACCTTTGGGGGGTGCCCAGAACCCCAGAAGGGAGCCATGCGGAGGGGATATGGCGCTTCAAGGAGGGGTTTGGGGGTAGGCGGGTTCAGTTTCCCGCCTACACCTTGCCCCTTTCCCCCCTTTACCGTCCCCTGAAGGCGCTTTTGCGCCTGCGCAAGACCTGGGTGAACCTGCGGGTGCGGGGTAACCCCCGGGACGTCTTGGGGTAAACCGCTTCTTGGGCCCTTGTCATCTTTCTCAAGGGGCCTTGGGTATGGTGGTAGGGTGGTTCGGTTCTGGGTGGTTCTGGCCATCGCCTTGGGTCTACTCCTCTGGCTTCTTCGGCCTTTCCCCAAGCCCCAGGTGGCGCAGGGGGGCGTGCGTCTAGAAGGGGTGGAGTTCCTCCTTTTCCCTGAGGAAAAGGACGTGATCTGGCGGTTTGCCGCGGAGGAAATGGTGGAGGAAGGGGGGGTTTTCCGCATCCGGGGGGGTCTTAGAGGGGAAAGGCATGTGGGGGAGCGGTTGGACCTCCGCCTCTTTGCCCCCGAGGTGGCCGTGGAACCGGGGGACAACCTGCGGGCTCCGTATGCGCGGGCAGAGATTTTAAGGGGATGCTACCGCTTGGACCTCTCTGCTCCGGGAAAGGGGGAGGTGCTCATTCGTCAAAAAGAGGGTTTTTTCGCTCCTTGGGTAAGGATTGAGGCCCCCAATCTCCGGGGGGAAGCGGAAGCCTTTCGTGCGGATTTCGCTCTGGAGCACATAGAGGCGGATAACCCCCGGTTTGATTTTCCCGCTGGGGGAAGCTTTGGCCCCTGCACAGTGGAGGGAGGTAGCTCATGAGACGATGGGTTTGGTTCTTCCTTTTTGGTTTGGCTTTGGCGGCTTCTGGGGTTAGGGTCATCCAGGTGGAGGGGGGGAGGCTTTCCGGGGATCTGCGCTACGGGCCCTGGACCTTTGAAGGAGAGGTGCGGGGCCGGGTGAAGGACCTGGAGATCCGGGCCCCCAAGGCCACCCTTACCGCTCCTAAGGGCAAGACCATGCAGGAGGCGGAAGGGGAGCGGGAGGCCCGCTTTGAGGGCGGGGTGGTGGTGCGCCGGGGCCGGGTGGAGGCCAGGGGGCCCCTACTGGTCTACCGGGAAAAGACGGGGGAAGGGGAGCTTCTGGGCCCGGCCCGCATGCGCCAAGAGCCCAAACCGGGGGAGGACCCAGTGGAGGTGGAGGCCAGCCGCATGACCTTCCAGGTGGATACGGACACCTCCACCAGCGAAAATGCCCTCCTCCGAAGCGGCAACCAGGAGGGCCGGGCGGGTTTCGTCTATTACGAGGAGGAAAAGGGCCTGGCGGTGTTCACCGATCCCAAGGAGGTGGTCCTCACCCGTAAGCGCAAGGATGGGGACCTGGTGATCCGGGCCAAGGAGGTGCGAAGCCTCACCGGCCCCAAGCGGCTTATCGCCACCGGGGGAGTGCGGCTTCAGGATGGGGATCTGGTCACCACGGGGGATAGCCTCTACTATGACGACAATACAGGAGAAGCCATCGTCTTAGGGAGGCCAGCGGTGAGCGAGAACAAGAAGGAGGGCTTCAAGCTTTCGGGGAGCACCCTGCAGCACAATGTCAACCGCCACCAGGTGCGGGTGTACGGCAAGGCCTTCCGACTGCCGGTGGAGGAGTTTCGTAAGCTTTCGGAGAAATAGGCGGTGAGGTGGGCTTCTTTCCTCTTTCTGGGGCTCGCCCTTTGTACGCTGGCCCAGGAAGTCTACCGCCCGGAGGTGGAACTGGTCCGCAAGGATAAGAGGGTGGTGGCCTGGGTCAGCGGGGAGGAAGGAAGCCTTTTCTATGCCGATTACGGGGATATCTGGGTGGGGGACCTCGAGGCCCTTTCCCGGGAGAGGGCGCACGTGGGGGGGCGGGCCTTTTTTCTGGATGCGGGTAGCTCCGTGGAGGAAGGCCTCGAGGTGGGGCAGAAGGTGGAGGTGGCCTTTAACCCTGACTGGGAACAGGATGGCCTACCCTACCTCATGCGTTTACGAAAGGCCGGTGGGGAGAAGGCGGCGCGCTACCTGCGCCTGGTCCTCTTTGACCCAAAGGATGTGGAGGTGCGCCTGGGGGAGGAGATGGAGGCTAGGGGGCCCCTGGCGGTGGTGGAGCGGGGTGGGGTGGAGGAGCTTTTCCTCTCTGGAGGGGAGGCCCGCTATCTAGAGGAGGGGGGCCGGCTGGAGGTAAAACCGGCCCCGGGGAAGGTGGAGGTGGCCCAAGGGCAGGTGCGGGTAACAGGGCAAAGACTTCGCTACCAAAACGATACCGGAGAGGCCCTTTTGGAAGGACCCCTGGAGGTACGCCGAGAAGGGGAAAAGCCCCTTGTGGGCAAGGCGGGCTCCCTCCGTTACCTCTTGGATGAGGACCGGCTCTGGCTCCTGGGGGGGGTGGAGTTTACCCAGGGGGGAAGGACTACCCGGGCTGGGCAGGCCCTCTTGCGGGAAAAGGAGGGGTATGCCTACCTCTATGGAAACGTGGAAAGCCAAGACGAAAAGGGCCTGGTGCGCGGGGACCGGGTGCGCTACGCTCTGAGGACCGGGGAGGTGGTGGTCCTGGGGCGGGTCAAGGGGGAGTTCCGCGGGGACTAGACGGGCACGCCCGCCATCAAAAGGCCCAGGCGCTCCTCCTTGGCTTCTTCCGGGGTGAGTTCCCCCACGATGCGGCCTTCGTACATGACCAGGATGCGGTCCGACAGGCTGATCACCTCGGAAAGATCCGCGGAAACCAAAAGCACCGCCAGGCCCTGGTCGCGGGCCTCTACCAGGCGCTGGTGGATGAACTCTATGGCCCCCACGTCCACGCCCCGGGTGGGCTGGGCGGCGATGAGGAGGCGGGGCCCCCGCAAAAGCTCCCTACCCACCACGATCTTTTGCTGGTTTCCCCCGGAGAAGCGCCGGGCGGACAGTTCCGTGGAGCGAGGGCGGACATCAAAGGTTTCCACCAGGGCCCTGGCATGGTGTTCCATGGCCTTCCCGTCCAGGAAGCCTAGGAAGCCCCGGAAGGGGGGACGGCGCTGGTCTCCCAGGATGGCGTTTTCCCGGACGGAAAAGTCCAGGACCAAGCCCCGGGCAAGCCGGTCCTCCGGGATATGGCTCACCCCCGCTTCCCGCACCCGTAGGGCCTGGTGGGGAAGGGGGTGGCCCAGGTAGCGCACCGTGCCCCGGTACTTGCGCAGGCCCGCCAGGGCCTCCACCAGCTCCGTCTGGCCATTGCCCTCCACCCCGGCGATGCCCACGATCTCCCCAGCCCGCACGGAGAAGCTTACCCCCCTTAGCCTTGGGGGCGCCTCGAGGCCTTCCACCTCCAGCACCACTTCCCCAGGCTTGGCGGGGCCCTTTTCCACCCTCAAGACCACTTCCCGGCCCACCATCATCCGGGCCAGTTCCTCCAAGGAGGTCTTGGGCGTATCCACGGTGCCCACCACCTTTCCATCCCGGATCACTGTGACCCGGTCGGACACGGCAAGCACCTCCTTCAGCTTGTGGCTGATGAAGATAACGGCGTTCCCCTTGGCCACGTAGGCCCTCAGGAAGCGGAAAAGCTCCTCGGCCTCCTGGGGGGTCAGGACGGCGGTGGGCTCGTCCAGGATGAGGATCTTGGCCTGGCGGTAAAGGGCCTTGAGGATCTCCACCCGTTGCTGCAGGCCCACGGGAAGGTTCTCAATGCGCTCGTCCAGGGGCACCTGGAAGCCCAGTTCCGCCATGAGGGCGGTGGCCCGCTTCCGAGCCTCCTCTAGGTTGAGGTAGAGGGGGCCTCCCGGCTCGAGGCCCAACACCAGGTTTTCCAGCACGGTAAAGGGTTCCACCAGCATGAAGTGCTGGTGCACCATACCGATCCCGTGGGCGATGGCGTCCAGGGGGCTTTTGGGCCGGTAGGGCTGGCCATCCACCCACATCTCCCCTTTGTCCGGGGGCTGAAGGCCGTAGACGATCTTCATCAGGGTGGATTTACCCGCCCCGTTTTCCCCCACCAGGGCCAGGACCTCGCCCCAGTT encodes the following:
- a CDS encoding LptA/OstA family protein codes for the protein MRRWVWFFLFGLALAASGVRVIQVEGGRLSGDLRYGPWTFEGEVRGRVKDLEIRAPKATLTAPKGKTMQEAEGEREARFEGGVVVRRGRVEARGPLLVYREKTGEGELLGPARMRQEPKPGEDPVEVEASRMTFQVDTDTSTSENALLRSGNQEGRAGFVYYEEEKGLAVFTDPKEVVLTRKRKDGDLVIRAKEVRSLTGPKRLIATGGVRLQDGDLVTTGDSLYYDDNTGEAIVLGRPAVSENKKEGFKLSGSTLQHNVNRHQVRVYGKAFRLPVEEFRKLSEK
- a CDS encoding lipid II:glycine glycyltransferase FemX, giving the protein MWDVVEITDPEAWNRLVSGFPITSALQSWGWGEVKRLSGWVPKRLAVYGEEGLVGGAQVLLRPLPGGLRLAYTPRGPALLRLSDLPRVAQALAHGVRGTHLVLEPEAGLPAEGPAPGFPGLLPEEPIQPAYSLWLDLSQGEEALLKGMKEMHRRNARLALKRTEISIEGEEAFLEFFRLFKETNRRARLLQHAEGYYRAVLKEMNQPHGEAFLALARKDGEALAAGLFVAFAGKVDYLYGGSSRAHPEAKAPMGMHLAAIRHAIGRGYRIYDLWGVPRTPEGSHAEGIWRFKEGFGGRRVQFPAYTLPLSPLYRPLKALLRLRKTWVNLRVRGNPRDVLG
- a CDS encoding ABC transporter ATP-binding protein; the encoded protein is MKVGGTTSKALVLKDITKRFPLVLANDRISLDLNWGEVLALVGENGAGKSTLMKIVYGLQPPDKGEMWVDGQPYRPKSPLDAIAHGIGMVHQHFMLVEPFTVLENLVLGLEPGGPLYLNLEEARKRATALMAELGFQVPLDERIENLPVGLQQRVEILKALYRQAKILILDEPTAVLTPQEAEELFRFLRAYVAKGNAVIFISHKLKEVLAVSDRVTVIRDGKVVGTVDTPKTSLEELARMMVGREVVLRVEKGPAKPGEVVLEVEGLEAPPRLRGVSFSVRAGEIVGIAGVEGNGQTELVEALAGLRKYRGTVRYLGHPLPHQALRVREAGVSHIPEDRLARGLVLDFSVRENAILGDQRRPPFRGFLGFLDGKAMEHHARALVETFDVRPRSTELSARRFSGGNQQKIVVGRELLRGPRLLIAAQPTRGVDVGAIEFIHQRLVEARDQGLAVLLVSADLSEVISLSDRILVMYEGRIVGELTPEEAKEERLGLLMAGVPV